Within Telopea speciosissima isolate NSW1024214 ecotype Mountain lineage chromosome 8, Tspe_v1, whole genome shotgun sequence, the genomic segment CAATTGATGTGTTGGGGTCTGCACCAACTATTAAAGCTGCAGCGCCATCTGCAAAGATTGCCTGCCCAAGTAAGGTGTGGAAGTCGGTCTCGGTTGGTCCCTTGAAGCCACTAACTGAGTTTAACTCCGAGAAAACAACGAGGACACGCGCACCTTTATTGTTCTCAGCAAGGTCTTTGGCAACACGGAGGACACTGCCACCACCGTCGCAGCCTAGATGATACATCATCACACGTTTGACGGTAGGTGAAAGGCCAAGGAGCTTGATGAGTTGGAAGTCGGCACCAGGTGCATCAACACCAGAAATGGTTGTGAATACAATGTGGGTGATCTTTGATTTGGGCTGTCCCCACTCATTGATGGCTTTTAAAGCTGCTTCTTTAGCCAACTTGGGAACCTCAACAACCATAATATCTTGGCGTGCATCAAGTGTTGGAGCCATGGGGTTGTAGAAGTCGGGGTTCTCCTCGATCATTTCCTCAATCATGTAGAGATGAcgttttataattgtagatctGTCACAGATTCGCTTGAACTTCTCCTTCAATCCAGTCATATGCTCACTCTTTGTGGATCTGAAGTAGAAATCTGGGAAATCAGGTTGATATACACAGTTGGATGGATTTGCTGTGCCGATGGCCAGCACTGTGGCTAGACCCTGAGTGCACTGCGCTTCATAGATTTCTCCAACTGACCCCATTGCTTGTGTGGATCGATCGATCAATCTAAAGGGTGGGAAAATTTGAAATAGAGAAATGAATTAAGAGGGAAGGAAAGGGTATGTATTGAAACTAGCAAGCAATTAATGATGATTCTTGGATGAAATAGCAGGACAGATGGATGGGGTTTTATAGAAGTAGGAAGTTTGAATGGATCCATATGCGCACAAGGACAAGCAATTCCAAGCTTTGAGTTTTATTATAATCACTTTGACTTGGTGGAAGTTGCCTTTTTTGAAACTccttctattttgaaaataaaacaaattaataattaaattttaGGGCATCTTAATCAATATTCATGTTAATCAGTGACTGTGGACCAATTATTCATCTTTGTTTGAATGAGACTCCGTCAGTCACACTGACTTATATATATGGGTTGCTGCTATCAAGTGGATACACTTGAATGGTTGGGGTTTCAAGGAAAACGTCTGGATTCCATCTAAACGGCTGTGAGTCATTTTCATACATTCACGTACGTGAATGTGACCATGCCTCCAATGTTTTGTATCCATCGAGTTACGATTGTGTATAAAAAAATAGGTGAACCGATAAGGGAATTTCCTTTAGAATCTAACAAAAGGTggaggggcatttatgacatatcaccacCTCATATGAATAGTGATATGTGAGGGAGTGTTCAATTTCACTTTTGAGTTGGTGTCTTCCCAAACTTTTTTCCTTTAGGTTATTAtgatctttttccttctttttttttctcttaatatAATGGGGGACTGTTCTTTGTTGGGGAATGTTCGGCTTGCGCCCAAATACAGAGGGGGTGAAATGTCCACCCACCCCTGACATAGGGGCATGCAAAACTGACCGCCTTACCAATGCAGGCCCCAAATTGcatcttattatttattttgacatatgattaATTGTTTAATATAAATGGGCATAATTTTAGGATTCTTaattattttagatttttatttggttgatgGGTTAGCCCAAGCCCGTGAATAATTTATATAAACCCATAGTAAAGTTAGGGATGTAATTATGTAAATGAATATctgaaatccgttttcgtatccgtgtccgtatccatttagctctatccaaatccgtccgaaagctaaacgaatgcgaatacggataggctatagctatccgaaaagttatatttacatgtaaacggataaaatatccgatccgtatccgtgtccatatctgtttagcactatccgaatccgtccgaaagctaatcggatacggatgcagatatagcactatccgagccgaatctaatccgtttacatccctaagtaAAGTAGGTCTTAATCTCAATCATAGGAATTTAATTAGATAGGTGGTTGAGattgattagggttttattagTGTAGAGAAGATTCGAAGAAGGAACCTAAAAGTCTCATCGGTGCGGATGTTCTGGCAAAAAGCTCCACTGCCAAGgcagtctatttttgagtttttgggAGTTTCTgctcttcccctttttttttttttttcatatttatcttttacttattttttcttctctttatataCAAATGATCATtagccaaaacaaaaaaaaaaaaaaaaaaaaaaaacaaaagcagtcTATTTATTGTTAGAAGATAGTGCACCGGAAATTATCTtttgatgatatgatttgctccAAGGGGGTTCCGCTACCTTTTAGATGTGAACTATGTCATGGCGCAGTTGAGTGtgcttctcatctcttcttagACTGTTTTTTCTTGGTCTATTTGGAGCACTTTTGGCGTGCTTTGAGGTGCCATGGGTTACTACCAATGTCGCTATTATTGAGTTATTTTCATGGTGGAATCACAAGGCAAGGAATCTTGTTATGAAGGAGGTGTGGCGTATAGGAATGGTTCTAGTGGCTTATTTTATTTGTCATGAAAGGAATGCCAAGCAGTTTGAGGGGTAAAGCAGACAAATTTGGTATGGTCTTTCATATGATGTTGAGAGCTCTTAGATAGTAGCCTCCCGTGCTTAAGAGTCGtgtctaagggtgtcaaaacccaggttctaaaactcgggattcgactaggtttcgatcaGTCAAAAAACAAGTTTGTCTCGGTTTCGATCATATCTTGGTCGAAACTTGAGATTTTCTCcaagctaactcgaaccttagtttcgaggcccagaagttgtttgtttgccctaattcttgttgtgttgcctatttttgacatttaaaACTCAATCCATatatgcattagtttcacatagagaacattaaaatattatttgtggttttgatccaagtttgatactgtatattgttcttggacaagatatcaaataaggtttgaccggaacataattcttcaatataaatgagatttaagtaatcttggatttgttagaaagctttgttttgatagctttccaataagtccaagattgcttaaatctgatttatatcaAGAAGTTAAATAccgtcaaacttaatttggtgtgcttGAATCTGCCAAAATCGGGTTGGGTTGAGCTCGACGGGGTTGGGACgagttgagatatctcagcctgacctagggccaggttgggcttggattgagctaagaggactcagggttgggctagagttttaaaaaacccagccTAACCCGGCCCTGTCTCACTCCTAGTAAAAAATCATCCCTAATTTAGTTTTTTCGCGACGATTAATAATTGtgccaaaaaataaattgtCCATCATAAACCTATTAGAAATGGTTGGTTTTCATCTATCGCTAGCATTTGGGACGCTTCTTATGATGACAGAATAAGCAAGACAATTATTTTCGTCCCCAAAAAGCTTTGAAAATTCACAGTAggacaattttttttcattcctaaAACCCAATTTTTTATAGTGGAAGAAAATCAACACTATAAGAATCCAACTACTTATAGTTAACCATGGCCTTGTCAAGCTTGCAACATATACGATCCGACCCCACCTTATCATTATTCAAGTATGGAACTGGCCTTTCCATTTAAGATCCATCAATCCCAAATCAAAGATGCATTTGTTAAATTCGTTTGCCGCTACTTGGGAAATCATAGATCCGCCCAACTTCTCTCTTTGAAACCGGATCGAATTAAAGTCTCCTAAGATCACCCATGAGACATTAATATGACTGGCCATCAAAGAAAGAACAACCCAAAGAGCTCGTCTACCATCCAAAGAGTTCACTCCATAGACACTGTAATTGAAAAATGCAGTCCAACATCTATGTGttctttcaataaattttgACTTAGTATTTTATCAAACGaagcataaacaaatacaaaaatagtAACTTTATTAGGTAAGAGGGCCTTTGGCCCTTACTAAAAATAAATGCAagttaaaaaccaaaatcacATAAACGAGTTGGTCCCTCCCTCCCCCAAATGTTAATGGAAAGAACTCAAGGGATCAAACAACCAAAGCAATGAAGGCACAAAATATAGATCCATACAGAATACCCCATAGAACAGAGTGTAACCACAATCAACATAAATTGGTATGATTATCAAGCCTGGATTATACTACGCAAGATGATTGTCTCCACAGTTAGACCtggtccaaaccctaatagcacACCCCAATCAAACCCTTCTCCAGTTGTGGCTTTCCCTTCCTTTATAGACTTGTTCCTCATCTCATCCAAAATGAACATCACAGTGGGGCTTGACATATTACCATATTCGCTCAACACTTTTCTTGATGCCTTGAGTTTCTCCTCCTTCAAACCAAGGGTCCCTTCAATCAGGTCCAAAATCGCCGGCCCACCAGGGTGAGACACCCAAAAAATGGAGTTCCAATCACTAATACCAATCTTGCTGAATGCTTCCTCCAAGCATTTTCCGATGTTCCCAGAAATAGTTTTGGCTACATCCTTGGATAAGCTGATTGAAAGACCTGTTTGACGTAAATGGCCTTCAACCATATCATCTGAGTCTGGGAGAATTCGAGTACCCGCTGAGACGAGTTGGAATAGTGGACGCTCAATTGAAGTGTCAGGGCCTGCACCAACTATTAAAGCAGCAGCGCCATCAGCGAAGATTGCCTACCCAAGTAAGGTGTGGAAGTCGGTCTCGGTAGGTCCCTTGAAGCCACTAACTGAGTTTAACTCCGAGCAAACAACGAGGACACGAGCACCTTTATTGTTCTCAGCAAGGTCTTTGGCAACACGGAGGACACTGCCACCACCGTAGCAGCCTAGATGATACATCATCACACGTTTGACGGTGGGTGAAAGGCCAAGGAGCTTGATGAGTTGGAAGTCGGCACCAGGTGCATCAACACCAAAAATGGTTGTGAATACAATGTGGGTGATCTTTGATTTGGGCTGTCCCCACTCATTGATGGCTTTTAAAGCTGCTTCTTTAGCCAACTTGGGAACCTCAACAACCATAATATCTTGGCGAGCATCAAGTGTTGGAGCCATGGGGTTGTAGAAGTCGGGGTTCTCCTCGATCATTTCCTCAGTCATGTAGAGATGAcgttttataattgtagatctGTCACAGATTCGCTTGAACTTCTCCTTCAATCCAGTCATATGCTCACTCTTTGTGGATCTGAAGTAAAAATCTGGGAAATCAGGCTGATAAACACAGTTGGATGGATTTTCTGTGCCGATGGCCAGCACTGTGGCTGGACCCTGAGTGCACTGCACTTCAGAGATTTCTCCAACTGATGATCCCATTGCTTGTGTGGATCGCTGGATCGATCGATCTAAAGGGTGGGAAAATCTGAAATAGAGAAATGAATTAAGATGGAAGGAAAGGGTATGTATTAAAACTAGGAAGTAATAGCAATGATGATTCTTGGATGAAATAGCAAGACAGATGAATGGGGTTTTATAGAAGTAGGAAGTTTGAATGGATCCATATGCGCCCAAGCAATACTTAGagttttgaattttattataaTCACTTAGACTTGGTGGAAGTTGCCTTTTTTGAAACTCCTTCTATTTTGAATGAGACTCCGTCAGTCATACTGACTTACATGGGTTGCTGTTATCAAGTTGATACAGTTGAATGGTCGGGGTTCCAAAGAAAATCTGTGATTTCTTTTGTCGTCATTTGAGACttctacaaaataaaaaaattaataaaaaaattagaaagaatggcatattttttatttttttttgggtagaagaaaGAATGGCATATGAGACAACTGTGAGAGAACGGCATTTAATATATATGTTTCACTAGATACTTGATAGCAATGTTTTGAGTTGGGCTGACCGTGAACATACGAGAACTGATTCAcagctgttcagatggaatccattctACATCTAATGTTTTGTATTCATCGAGTTACGattttgtataaaaaaaaataggtgaACCAATAagggaatttcttttggaagctAACAAATGgtggaggggtatttatgacaTATCGCCACCTCATatgaacagtgatatgtgagagagttttcaatttcacttttgaGTTGGTGTTTTACcaaactttttttctttagtttattatgaatttttttcttttttttgttaatataaTAGGAGACTATTCTTTGTTGGGGAATATGCGGCCTCCGCCCAAATACtgagggggtgaaatgaccatccacCCCTGTGTCAGGGGTGCATGCAAAAATGACCACCGTACCTCTGGTCATTTCTGGGGTTACAAGCCAGGGTATGCAACAGTCATTTCATAAACCCATGTGTCAGGCACAGGGGTGGCGTCCGCTGTACAACTTGGTgccgttctctttccctttaaaTTATCTATCTTTGTAAGTACCTTAATGATTTCaacttttgtaaatttttttcctttcttttattgCAGAGGTTCCTCATTTTGCAACTGGTGGGTGAAAGTATCTATTCCACATATACATCTTCACTAAACTTCTTAGCTCAATAGACTTCCTAACTCTTTAACTTTTACTTTCATGTTTCTCACTGCTATAGGTGCCAAAGCTGAAAGGATGCATCAAACCAACTCACTGTTGATCTCACTGCTCTAATCACCAaacattttattaattaattcttcATATGGGAGATGCAATTCATTTACAACAATTTGCAATCCGTGAATATTTACTTAGTTATGCATCAATTCATGGAGATGTGGTCTATTTGTAACTTTCTTGACTTTAGTTTTaaataaagaaacagaaaaatggATGCCATGTAACTTTCTCCCATGCTTTCATGCCCCGGTCAGTAAACTCTACTTTCATTTGTCTTATTCCAAAATCTGATCATCTCGTGGGGTTTAGTGGCTTTTGGCCTATTTCAATATCCAACTTACTATGTAAGTTTATTTCTAAGATTCTGGCTAATAGAATTCAGATGGTTGTTGGTACTCTAGTCTCCCTAAATCAATCGGCTTTTATCAAGGGAAGGTCTATGGCTGATAACATTCTTGTTTGCAATGATGTTGTGAGGGGGGTTGCTCAAAAAAATTCTTCGCCATCAGCCATTCTTAAGATTGACTTGCATAAGGCCTATGATTCATTGGAATGGAGATTCCTATTCCAAACGCTGAGCCTCATGAGATTCCTTACAAAGTTTATATCTTGGGTGAAGCAATGTGTAATGACCCCCATGTTCTCAGTCTTAGTGAGTGGAAACCCCGCAGAATATTTTGCTAGTGGTAGGGGAATTAGACAAGGAGATCCTCTATCTCCCTACCTATTCACCCTTGCTATGGCAAGCTTGTCTATGATGTTGAAACAGATTGTTGAGGATAGAAGGATTCACCTTATTCCAAGGTGTAAACCGATGAGGCTTTCTCATTTGGTTTTTGGCGATGTCCTGATGGTATTTGTGAGGGCGGATTATGGTTCAGTTGTGACAGTGATGGAAACCATTAACTCATTTTCATTAGTTTCGGGCCTTAAAGTGAATAACTCGAAGTCCTCAATAATCATTGGAGGGGTTAATCCTCAGATTGGGGAGCAGTTGGTGGCGTTGACTGGTTTTACTGGTACTCAACATCCAATAAAGGATCTTAGAGTCCCTCTGATCTCAGGAAAGCTAAAAGCTACAGATTGTGCACCTTTGTTTGATTTGGTTAGGAAGAGattggaaagatggaaatctAGATTATTATCTTTTGCTGGTCGTTTTCAGTTAATCTTATCTATTCTACCAGGAGATTACATTTATTGGTCTGGTCTGTTTGGTTTGCCTAAACATGTTATCAAGAAGCTGGAATCCATGTTCTCTAATTTCTTATGGTTTGGCCCTTCAACGGAAAGAAGAATTCACTCTATTTCTTGGACTGGCATTTGTAAACCTAAAGGAAAAGGGGGGCTAGGAGTAAGACGCATTAAAGATATGAATGTAGCTGGGATCCTAAAGCAAGTGTGGTGGGTGGCTTCCAAGAAGGATTCCTTATGGGTTAAATGGGTCCAACATAGATACTTGAAAACAGACTCTATTTGTACAGTCCAACCGATCCAAAAttattcttgggtttggagaaaAGTCATTAAGTATTGGGATAGGATCAGCTCGCTTGTTGTACATAGGTTAGGTAATGGAGCTTCTACTTTGCTTTGGCTTGACCCTTTGCATCTAGAATAGATTTAGGGATCCTATCCGGTATGATGCAGGATCTGATAGACTGGCCTCTGTGCGATCCATTTTGAGTGACAGAAGATGGAATCATGGCCCAGCCACATCTTTAGATCTTGCCCTTGTTTGGGGCCAGTTAGACAGCATACGCTGGCTCAATGGGTCAAAGGAAGATTCTCATATGGATGGGGTCCTCGTCCAACATCCTTTCTACTAGATCAGCTTGGGATATAGCGAGGAGCCACTCTCCTAAGATAGATTGGGCGGTTACCGTTTGGTCTAAAAGTTGTATTCCTAGACACCCAACAACCACTTGGCATTGTTTGGTAGATGGTCTACCTACCAAGGACCAACTTTGAAAGAGGAATGTGTTGGTGTCTCCCTACTGTTGCTTCTGCTGGGCACGGTTGGAAAGTAGAGATCATTTGTTTTTTGACTGTCCATTTGCTAAACAGATATAGATAAGTATATTGAAGCTTTGTTCTCCTTCTAGAAGGGTGGGGAGTAATGTCAGCTTGGAGGCTAGGTGGATTGCTAAGTTTTTTAAGGGAGACTCAATTGGTGGTATTGTCATGATTGCTTTCTATGCTACTATTGGTCATAGATGGATGGAGAGTAACTTCCGTATATTTAGGACCAAGACCATGACCAAGACCAGCCCAATGATTATTAGTGACATCCGGGCAGATGTTGAAGACCGATGTAGGGTGGTTATCCCTAAGGGTAGAAGAACTCCTAGGAACTTGTTTCTAGTTGAAAAATGGAGGGTCATTCCAATTTGGGAGAATAGATAAGTTGGGTGGTCTTTGTAATATGTTTTGGTGATTTGTTTTTCTGCTGTGTTGTTTATTGCTTCTCTAAGCTTTGAGATCTGTTTTTGAGGCCTAGTTTGGTTGGCCTTTGGCCATTGTTTGTAAGTATTTGTCTTTTGTTCTCTCTTAATAAATTGATAtcacctatcaaaaaaaaaaaaactacaaaccGTCCATTTTTTTAGAGAGGGAGTGCCTGAATGACACCACAATAGGTGTATtaagaacttgacaccttcttttaattgtcacTTGTCTTATTAATTCTCAGATGTTCTTTAAGATAGGGGTAAAAAaggtttttcaaaaataatttgataaTGACAAATCATTATGTCAGTATTAAAAGGTGTCAATTTCTTGCCCAATTTTAGAGAATGCATGCTAAGTTATACTATTACCCTCATTAGAACAAAATTATATCtgacataaaaattaaaaaaaaattaatgttacaaattatttgacacctttcGAGATGTCAATAAGAAGATCCCATTCATAAATAACAAAATTTGAGTGCCAATTATACACACTTTAGAATTCGGCTCCGGTGGggggtttctatttttaatgatATGAATGTGTTTGATAATCcatatttgggagcatttcatGATATATTTTTGGAATAAAACATATTTGGGAACACTTCACTTTAGTGGTGTTTTCTGACCCCATGCACAAGCCTTCCAATTGTCCATTCCCGTTATAATGCTTCTGGTTGGAGCACACTGATTTTAATTCTGTGGTAAGTAGTTCTTGGAATGACTATGTACCAGGATCTCCTTTTTTTGTTAGCCCAAGTACAAATCAAGAAACGCAAAATCTAATATAGAAGAAAGGCAACATACTCTTCTTTTGTGACTTCACCACTAGTACGTCGGTAATGAGTGAGATGACATGCATACCCACTTTTTGGGAGAAGTTAGTCCCATGATCTTCAGAAGATGCTTGGGATTCACCATGAAACTCTTCCCCACCTGACCGAAGCCCAAGTAGTGCCCCAATGTCCAGTAGAGTTGGACTCATTGCACcaaacagaaatagaaggtgTTGGATGATAGAGACCAAAAGCATAAAGCCACTCACAGGAAAGGTTTGTTAGCATCAATTGGGGTCTTGGATAGATTGATGGCTTCAGCTATACCAAGCCTTCGCCAAGAATCCATCTTGTATTCATCCATTCTGTCGACCTAggtgatacatccaatattcatcgggccaatcagtggccgccacgtgtcacaggcgacccgctccagaaccaagggaaACGAACCAGGGTCCCAAtacccgggcgcggccagcaccaaggcgtggcctccactcgggcgcagcctcacctaggcgtggccacacccaggaggcctctcacccaggcgcggccacacccaggcgcggcctgcacccaggcgcggccacacccaggcgcggccaccactcaggcgcagcctcaccaaggcgtggccacacccaggcgcggccacactcaggcgcggcctcacctaggtgcggccacatccaggcgcggcctctcacccaggcgcggccacacccagcgcggcctcacctgtgggtggcctcacccaggcgcggcccgCACCCAGCGCGCACTCGCACCCAGTGCCCGGCCACCACTCAGGTGCGACCTCACCTGGCGTGGCTACACcgaggcgcggcctctcacctaggcgcggcctcacccaggcgcggccaccacccaggcgcggccacatccaggagcggcctctcacccaggcgcggcctcacccaggcacgaccacatccaggagcggcctctcacccaggcacggccacacccaggcgcggcctcacccaggcgcggccaccactcaggcgcgacctcacctaggcgcggctacacatccgggcgcggcctcacccaggcacagcatcgtgggcacaaacgtgaggtgggggccactcacctatgacccgatcgtatcgctacaagactcatgtcaccaccaggactctaggccaccgcttagaagtcacatcatccagacggattcaagcaccaaggacgttatcaccatacgcgggtatctatccaccaaggatcttgataccactaggacactcccccCCGcagggagatgatcaatcaaGATAGAGCCCCGTCACctagggcctctatccactcaatggcacaatcgccatcaaactgggactctccacaccgccatacgctactataaaaggcaaggtacacaaccccataggggacataaaaactcatactgaataatcactattcatctatttgcgccaggagatctaactttggcatcggagagccctaggccgggaccacaccggttctctccgattgacccctttggtccacttgcggtgacggcactcgcagaccgccgacgatttcttgacgcaacagcaTTGGCGCCGCCtcgtgggaacgacgctagccattacgactactagctcgcttccatactcattcaatggcacgaaggaagactaccaccaccaacaacggagcaaggaatggatcaccaccccgagggctctcgccgcagagccaacgaccaggaccatgtcctccgggaggaggagatccccttAATGACCGATTCGTGATcgcgagcccaacaatgacgaggccaacgatgtggtggtggaggtgacaccgaccccaatgctccagccatcGTGGGTCGATCAACGACCCGCAACGACGGATCCTCGATGAagaacgactctttcgagaataccgacgcagcgtgcgacatctcaccgtcggaggacttcaccgGCAagaagggtggagtccatacctcaacaagagccaaaccctaggagatcatctcccgtGGGCGCGAGATCGAGAGACTTGCGCGATGTGCAACCCCCACTCGCGGCATGGGGAGCCTTCCCAAagatcccaggagaacaagagacctctcaccacggtcgaacgtgggaggacgGCAACACCCgtggcgagggtgtctagcccgcagagatcggtccggaggtccgtGTTCGACGAACGACCGGAAGAAAGTCACCTACCACGACGAAGCagacctacagagaggaaagcccctcaccttcacggcaggattcatcacggcgtgaccattcaccatcccgtcaacactcaaggcgggaggggacatccaggagagagcgtgaacgggtcGCAGCCGAACGTCCGGCTAGGCGTGGGGGCAGACacggacgaggagctcgatcaaagactccgcgaccggGATGAGAAGtcggaagggttgaagaagcagcaccaaaggcgagacacattctataccggacaacaccccttctcggcagagatcatgtcagccacactaccttccgtgtttcgactacccacctttgaactctacaaagggtaccaccgaccctaatgaccacatcaactactttaatggcatgatgacgccgTATGGGGGtcgacgtggtctcctgtcgggcattcccggcgtccctcaagggagcagccacatcatggttctccgtgctacgaccgagatctataggctcgctcgcagagctatgcgagcgctcgtcacccgcttccagcaGCGCAGCGTAAGAAGACCACCatcaatctactaaacgtggtacgTAACCCTGGGAATCTCTCGGGAATACGTTACAgtgttcaccaaggagtcccctggaggttcgagacttggatgaccgtGACACAAAGacgcagccctagcaggaggtattagggacccggacttgatcaaggacctggcacgtcatgagactaggactatgaaagagctcccgagcggtgcaacgagtttgcaaatatggccgaggtactacaagctagaacaaagataatcgaggccaagccacagacAACAAGAGGTCGCACCGATGACCGCAACgagagtaagaggtcgaggatagAGCGCCGACAtgagaagagcgaccgcccatctaggaggacagacgccgcccagagagaagcgagagggcaagcaccccgagttcacaccatcaacaccaccaggtcccgtatactcatgcagatccaggaccgtgactctactccattggccacgacccatgctagcagcgccagagaagcgaaaccctaacaaatattgtctcttccacaaagagaatgggcacgacac encodes:
- the LOC122671932 gene encoding chalcone synthase-like — translated: MGSVGEIYEAQCTQGLATVLAIGTANPSNCVYQPDFPDFYFRSTKSEHMTGLKEKFKRICDRSTIIKRHLYMIEEMIEENPDFYNPMAPTLDARQDIMVVEVPKLAKEAALKAINEWGQPKSKITHIVFTTISGVDAPGADFQLIKLLGLSPTVKRVMMYHLGCDGGGSVLRVAKDLAENNKGARVLVVFSELNSVSGFKGPTETDFHTLLGQAIFADGAAALIVGADPNTSIERPLFQLFSAGS